The Primulina eburnea isolate SZY01 chromosome 13, ASM2296580v1, whole genome shotgun sequence genome includes a region encoding these proteins:
- the LOC140810402 gene encoding uncharacterized protein, protein MSIPPKFISISNSHTVTRIRSGGCFLMSASKIPARDRLITFGKYKGKMLGSLPSSYLRWVSKNLRAGDTQEWAKLADEVLVDSIYRDRVEWELAENVLNGNNVGSSSSGNTSVSVLLEMSERFGWDNNDKVGWSKIDFGLLGTSKGSRIPRTSVEPDKESVRSGGGGRRRTRVSRPPLQTETGGGGKLGKSSGNEQEPCVGNEDAYRVMPVANPFPGREALLDKVRKTFRRV, encoded by the coding sequence ATGTCGATTCCGCCgaaatttatttcaatttccAACTCCCATACAGTAACCAGAATCCGTAGCGGCGGCTGTTTTCTAATGTCAGCTTCGAAAATCCCGGCACGCGACCGGTTGATTACGTTTGGTAAATACAAAGGGAAAATGCTAGGGAGCCTGCCATCGAGCTATCTGAGATGGGTATCGAAGAATCTCAGAGCCGGAGACACGCAAGAATGGGCGAAGCTGGCGGACGAGGTGCTTGTGGACTCGATTTACAGAGACCGTGTGGAGTGGGAGTTGGCGGAGAATGTTCTGAATGGGAACAATGTGGGTTCTTCCTCATCGGGCAACACCAGTGTGTCCGTGTTGCTGGAAATGAGCGAGAGGTTTGGGTGGGACAACAATGATAAGGTTGGGTGGAGTAAGATTGATTTTGGGCTGTTGGGAACGTCCAAAGGGAGCAGAATTCCTCGTACGAGTGTTGAACCAGACAAGGAAAGTGTAAGAAGTGGTGGAGGTGGGAGAAGAAGGACGAGGGTGAGCCGTCCGCCGTTGCAGACAGAGACAGGCGGAGGTGGGAAATTGGGCAAAAGTTCCGGGAATGAACAAGAGCCATGTGTGGGTAATGAGGACGCTTACAGAGTGATGCCAGTGGCAAATCCGTTCCCTGGCAGGGAAGCACTCTTGGACAAAGTCCGCAAAACATTTCGTCGGGTGTAA
- the LOC140808823 gene encoding V-type proton ATPase catalytic subunit A-like, translating into MPYAFGGQLTTFEDAEKESEYGYVRKVSGPVVVADGMGGAAMYELVRVGHDKLIGEIIRLEGDSATIQVYEETAGLTVNDPVLRTHKPLSVELGPGILGNIFDGIQRPLKTIAIKSGDVYIPRGVSVPALDKDTLWEFNPKKIGEGDLLTGGDLFATVFENSLMQHHVALPPDAMGKISYIAPAGQYSLKDTVLELEFQGVNKKFTMLQSWPVRTPRPVASKLAADTPLLTGQRVLDALFPSVLGGTCAIPGAFGCGKTVISQALSKYSNSDTVVYVGCGERGNEMAEVLMDFPQLTMTLPDGREESVMKRTTLVANTSNMPVAAREASIYTGITIAEYFRDMGYNVSMMADSTSRWAEALREISGRLAEMPADSGYPAYLAARLASFYERAGKVKCLGGPERTGSVTIVGAVSPPGGDFSDPVTSATLSIVQVFWGLDKKLAQRKHFPSVNWLISYSKYSGALESFYEKFDPDFIDIRTKAREVLQREDDLNEIVQLVGKDALAESDKITLETAKLLREDYLAQNAFTPYDKFCPFYKSVWMMRNIIHFYNLANQAVERGAGMDGQKITYTLIKHRLGDLFYRLVSQKFEDPGEGEEALVAKFNKLFDDLTAGFRNLEDETR; encoded by the exons ATGCCGTATGCGTTCGGAGGTCAGTTGACAACCTTCGAGGATGCCGAGAAGGAAAGCGAGTACGGCTACGTTCGGAAG GTTTCTGGACCTGTGGTTGTTGCTGATGGAATGGGAGGAGCTGCTATGTATGAACTAGTTCGTGTAGGACATGACAAGCTTATAGGGGAAATCATTCGATTGGAAGGAGATTCTGCCACTATTCAAG TATATGAAGAAACAGCTGGACTAACGGTGAATGATCCTGTTCTTCGTACACACAAG CCTTTATCTGTGGAATTGGGTCCAGGAATTTTGGGAAATATATTTGATGGTATCCAG AGGCCTCTGAAAACAATTGCCATAAAATCTGGTGATGTTTATATTCCTCGTGGTGTATCTGTCCCTGCACTTGACAAAGATACTCTTTGGGAATTTAACCCAAAGAAAATAG GAGAGGGAGATCTTTTGACGGGTGGTGACTTATTTGCG ACTGTATTTGAGAACAGTTTGATGCAACATCATGTTGCACTTCCTCCTGATGCTATGGGAAAGATATCCTACATTGCACCTGCTGGTCAGTATTCATTGAAG GACACTGTCCTTGAGCTCGAGTTTCAAGGTGTAAACAAGAAATTCACCATGCTTCAG AGTTGGCCTGTGCGTACTCCTAGGCCTGTAGCTTCAAAACTTGCTGCTGATACTCCTCTCTTGACTGGACAG CGTGTTCTTGATGCTCTATTCCCCTCTGTACTTGGTGGTACCTGTGCCATTCCTGGTGCATTTGGCTGTGGAAAAACTGTTATTAGTCAGGCACTTTCGAAG TATTCTAACTCCGACACTGTAGTCTACGTTGGTTGTGGAGAAAGAGGAAATGAAATGGCAGAG GTGCTTATGGATTTCCCACAATTGACAATGACACTGCCTGATGGTCGAGAGGAATCTGTCATGAAGCGTACAACACTGGTAGCTAATACATCAAATATGCCTGTGGCTGCTCGAGAAGCTTCAATTTACACAG GAATCACCATAGCTGAATATTTTAGAGATATGGGCTACAATGTCAGTATGATGGCTGATTCAACTTCTCGATGGGCAGAGGCATTGCGTGAAATTTCTGGTCGTCTG GCCGAAATGCCTGCAGACAGTGGATATCCTGCTTATTTGGCTGCACGTTTGGCATCCTTTTATGAACGTGCTGGTAAAGTTAAATGTCTTGGTGGACCTGAAAGAACAGGAAGTGTCACAATTGTTGGTGCTGTTTCTCCTCCGGGAGGAGATTTCTCTGATCCTGTTACATCTGCAACTCTTAGTATTGTACAG GTTTTTTGGGGTCTAGACAAAAAATTGGCACAGAGGAAACATTTTCCTTCTGTAAACTGGCTCATATCTTATTCTAAGTATTCTGgg GCCTTAGAATCCTTTTACGAGAAGTTTGATCCAGATTTTATCGATATCAGGACAAAAGCTCGTGAAGTGCTGCAAAGAGAGGATGACTTGAATGAAATCGTGCAG CTTGTTGGAAAAGATGCTTTAGCTGAGTCGGATAAAATTACCCTGGAAACTGCAAAACTCTTGAGGGAGGACTATCTCGCCCAGAATGCATTTACCCC ATACGATAAATTTTGCCCATTCTACAAGTCAGTTTGGATGATGCGCAACATTATTCATTTCTACAATCTGGCTAATCAG GCGGTGGAGCGAGGAGCTGGTATGGATGGACAAAAGATAACTTACACCCTCATCAAGCATCGCTTAGGAGATTTGTTTTATCGTTTGGT TTCTCAGAAATTTGAGGATCCGGGGGAAGGAGAGGAAGCCCTTGTTGCTAAATTTAATAAACTGTTTGACGATTTGACCGCCGGTTTCCgcaatctcgaggatgagaccCGGTGA
- the LOC140810562 gene encoding uncharacterized protein: protein MSAYDNVVTGKLKLKGKALDVKASGMKKKKQKKEYEQIPQAIESELSGKQLADLNDEDAAKTFGDESSTRWYDHLTPAERRYIEQREKIDSHKLVKTSNKSHRDRIQDFNQYLANMSEHYDIPKVGPG, encoded by the exons ATGTCTGCATATGATAATGTTGTCACTGGGAAGCTGAAACTTAAGGGCAAGGCTCTGGATGTGAAGGCGAGTgggatgaagaagaagaagcaaAAGAAGGAATACGAGCAAATTCCTCAAGCCATTGAGAGTGAATTATCTGGAA AGCAATTAGCTGACTTAAATGATGAAGATGCTGCAAAAACCTTTGGGGATGAAAGTTCCACTCGTTGGTATGATCATCTCACCCCAGCTGAGAGACGCTATATAGAacaaagagagaaaatcgacTCGCATAAGCTGGTTAAGACATCTAATAAATCACACCGGGATCGCATTCAGGATTTCAATCAGTATCTTGCTAATATGAGTGAACATTATGACATTCCAAAAGTTGGCCCTGGCTAA